One segment of Paenibacillus sp. FSL R7-0337 DNA contains the following:
- a CDS encoding class I SAM-dependent methyltransferase, whose protein sequence is MSYNPEIPRTRYDNYSDREWTRLTKDGPGELLYQVHLDILQRYTKSADRVLEIGAGSGRYTKDLVTMCSELTVADLSSHQIEFNKSKMQELSLADKIKAYHVLDVLDMSVFEEGTFDTVVCIGGVINYLLDRETDGIRELLRVLKPGGILILGSMSFIGASMYYLDGIRYEKDLFGIEATKWIMNTGIQDEEHYPVPSKHYVHMMRSSELDALFAQFPVNILERSSAGLYTQAGDAALENARGDQEFWKLIVEHEIAFTKLPGTLDCGMNLIYVVRKL, encoded by the coding sequence ATGAGTTACAACCCCGAAATCCCGAGAACCCGGTACGACAACTATAGTGACCGTGAATGGACACGGCTTACGAAGGATGGGCCAGGCGAGCTTTTGTATCAGGTGCATCTGGATATTCTTCAGCGTTACACTAAGAGTGCAGATAGAGTGCTGGAGATTGGTGCAGGTTCAGGCAGGTATACTAAGGACCTGGTGACCATGTGTTCTGAGTTGACCGTTGCTGATCTGTCGAGCCATCAGATAGAATTCAACAAGTCCAAAATGCAAGAGCTGTCCCTGGCGGACAAAATCAAGGCATACCATGTACTAGATGTGCTGGATATGAGCGTGTTTGAAGAGGGTACGTTCGACACTGTGGTATGTATCGGCGGTGTCATTAACTATCTCTTGGACAGAGAGACGGATGGCATCCGGGAGCTCCTGAGAGTACTGAAGCCGGGCGGGATATTGATCCTGGGATCGATGAGCTTCATCGGCGCTTCCATGTATTATCTGGATGGCATCCGGTATGAGAAAGACCTGTTCGGCATTGAGGCTACCAAGTGGATCATGAACACAGGGATTCAAGATGAAGAGCATTATCCCGTTCCCAGCAAGCATTACGTCCATATGATGAGAAGTTCTGAATTAGATGCTTTATTTGCCCAGTTTCCGGTTAATATTCTGGAGAGAAGCTCTGCCGGACTATATACGCAAGCTGGAGACGCTGCCTTGGAGAATGCCCGGGGTGACCAGGAATTCTGGAAGCTGATTGTCGAACATGAAATTGCGTTCACCAAGTTACCCGGCACGCTAGATTGTGGAATGAATCTCATCTATGTGGTGCGCAAGTTATGA
- a CDS encoding MazG-like family protein — translation MIDLLQLQKRVYQNKLEKGFNVTDIYQEFCLTHGELSEACDAYRKKKDDLGEELADVAIYLIGLAEILGINLEEEIMNKIVKNEKRSYENRDGVLLKVTE, via the coding sequence ATGATTGATTTACTACAACTTCAAAAGAGAGTGTATCAGAACAAGCTGGAGAAGGGGTTCAATGTAACTGATATTTATCAGGAATTCTGCCTGACCCACGGCGAACTGTCAGAAGCCTGCGATGCTTACCGGAAGAAGAAAGACGACCTCGGCGAAGAATTGGCGGATGTTGCCATCTACCTGATTGGGCTGGCGGAAATTCTGGGGATTAACCTGGAAGAAGAGATTATGAATAAGATCGTCAAAAATGAAAAGAGGAGCTATGAGAATAGGGATGGTGTGCTGTTAAAAGTGACGGAATAA
- a CDS encoding MFS transporter — protein sequence MISPSQFIHNSPPKSLSARKGYHWLVVSTVCIGAFMAALDASIINLALPSLVAQLNVSMATVEWISLVYLLTLASLVIPFGRLADMLGRKWMYTGGFTVFLISSLLCGLAPTFGVLLLARVLQAVGAAMLQANSVAIITAATPPQHRGKAIGIQASAQGIGLSLGPVIGGGLLAMGDWRWLFYINIPIGIIGTILGILLLPQDNAKKRESFDLWGMIFLIPFLVFLVYILNNGTALGWASPVILIGSFSALLALTSFIREEQHAPVPLMDLALFRSSIFIRGNLTGFLAFTVMYSVLLLSPFLMEAVFHANSIRAGLYLSFVPIGMTLMTPVSGYLADRFGIRLPAITGIVALLIGCAALASIRSDGDIARLLLGLGLVGGGMGLFTPPNNSNVMGNVPAARLGVAGATLNMSRTIGMGMGVTLGGTLYRLAQNIFPEAGLLTAFRASFVCISVMGLAALAVTCIPQPNPTKYDEAHIEYYI from the coding sequence TTGATCAGTCCATCCCAGTTCATCCACAATAGCCCTCCTAAGTCTCTGTCGGCCCGCAAGGGCTATCACTGGCTTGTCGTTTCAACCGTATGCATCGGCGCATTCATGGCGGCGCTTGACGCAAGCATCATCAATCTGGCTCTGCCGTCCTTGGTTGCGCAGTTGAATGTATCCATGGCAACGGTGGAGTGGATCAGCCTCGTATATCTGCTCACACTAGCATCGCTTGTCATTCCCTTCGGCCGGTTAGCAGATATGCTGGGCCGCAAATGGATGTACACCGGCGGATTCACAGTATTCCTGATCAGTTCATTACTCTGCGGGCTGGCGCCAACCTTTGGCGTTCTTTTGCTTGCCAGGGTGTTGCAGGCTGTAGGCGCAGCGATGCTCCAGGCGAACAGCGTAGCGATCATTACGGCCGCGACCCCGCCGCAGCATCGGGGCAAAGCGATCGGAATCCAGGCCAGTGCACAGGGCATCGGTCTCAGTCTGGGGCCGGTTATCGGCGGCGGACTTTTGGCCATGGGAGATTGGCGCTGGCTATTCTACATTAACATTCCCATCGGGATCATCGGGACGATTCTCGGGATTCTGCTGCTTCCGCAAGATAATGCCAAGAAGAGGGAATCGTTCGATCTTTGGGGGATGATATTCCTCATTCCGTTTCTGGTTTTTCTGGTCTATATCCTTAATAACGGAACCGCTCTCGGCTGGGCTTCACCGGTTATATTAATCGGGTCATTCAGTGCATTGCTGGCCTTGACCTCATTCATCCGGGAAGAGCAGCATGCGCCCGTTCCGCTGATGGACCTGGCGTTGTTCCGCAGCAGCATCTTTATCCGTGGAAATCTGACAGGGTTCTTAGCCTTTACCGTCATGTATAGCGTGCTGCTGCTCAGTCCGTTTCTGATGGAGGCTGTCTTCCATGCCAATTCTATCCGTGCGGGACTGTATCTGTCGTTTGTTCCGATCGGGATGACGCTAATGACGCCGGTCTCGGGCTATCTCGCGGACCGGTTCGGCATCCGGCTGCCCGCTATTACCGGTATTGTTGCGCTACTGATAGGCTGTGCCGCTCTGGCGTCGATTCGCAGTGATGGCGACATTGCCCGGCTCCTGCTCGGTTTGGGGCTGGTGGGCGGAGGCATGGGCCTGTTTACGCCGCCCAACAACAGTAATGTCATGGGCAACGTACCGGCGGCACGGCTTGGCGTAGCTGGAGCAACGCTTAATATGAGCCGGACCATCGGCATGGGCATGGGCGTCACGCTGGGCGGGACACTATACCGTCTGGCCCAGAATATTTTCCCGGAGGCAGGACTACTTACCGCGTTTCGGGCGTCGTTCGTCTGTATAAGCGTTATGGGGCTCGCAGCATTGGCCGTTACCTGTATTCCGCAGCCCAATCCGACGAAGTACGATGAAGCCCATATCGAATATTATATTTGA
- a CDS encoding BCCT family transporter — MVFIISITIVAIFALWGALAPDQMATTANAAYNFSIHNFGWFYLLATLFFLIFTFYLAFSRFGGIRLGDDDDEPEYSTISWLSMLFSAGMGIGLVFWGVAEPLSHYLSPPEGVEGGTTAAARISMRYSFFHWGLHPWAIYAVIGLTLAYFQFRKGYKGLISSAFIPLLGERVVAGWLGKTIDILAVIATIFGVATSLGLGALQINGGLHYIFGVPNSTAAQIVIIAVVTVLFLISATTGLDKGIKILSNTNLVIAVLLMLFVWITGPTSFIFDTFTTTLGSYLQNIINMSLRLTPFSKQTWIGAWTLFYWAWWIAWAPFVGTFIARVSKGRTIKEFVICVLLIPSLFGFIWFAVFGGTGLHLELFNAAEIAAAVKQDTTTALFITLQQLPLGTIIAFIATLLIITFFITSADSATFVLGMLTSDGKLNPSARVKLTWGILQSSIAVVLLISGGLSGLQTASIVAALPFAIVLIGMCFSLLKALKEEDKERRQREKHQRQKLKRLLEEHEVTQPNVDSI, encoded by the coding sequence ATGGTTTTTATCATCTCAATTACCATTGTAGCCATTTTTGCATTATGGGGAGCTCTAGCGCCTGATCAGATGGCAACTACAGCTAATGCAGCGTACAATTTCTCCATTCATAATTTCGGCTGGTTCTATTTGCTGGCGACTTTATTCTTCTTAATCTTTACTTTCTACTTAGCCTTCAGCAGGTTTGGGGGGATTCGTCTGGGAGACGACGATGATGAACCGGAATATTCCACGATATCCTGGCTGTCGATGTTATTCAGCGCAGGGATGGGGATCGGGCTTGTCTTCTGGGGAGTTGCTGAGCCTCTGTCCCACTATTTATCTCCGCCAGAAGGCGTAGAAGGAGGGACGACCGCTGCAGCGCGGATCTCCATGAGGTATTCTTTTTTCCACTGGGGACTGCATCCATGGGCCATCTATGCCGTCATCGGCTTGACGCTTGCTTATTTCCAGTTCCGCAAAGGATATAAGGGCTTGATCAGCTCAGCTTTTATCCCTTTACTCGGGGAACGGGTAGTTGCCGGCTGGCTGGGCAAGACCATCGATATCTTGGCGGTCATTGCCACTATTTTCGGGGTAGCGACTTCACTTGGTCTTGGAGCCTTGCAGATTAATGGAGGATTGCATTATATCTTTGGAGTTCCTAACTCGACAGCAGCTCAGATTGTAATTATCGCTGTAGTGACCGTGCTGTTCCTCATCTCTGCGACTACCGGTCTGGACAAAGGAATCAAAATCCTCAGTAACACCAACTTAGTGATCGCCGTTCTGTTGATGCTGTTCGTATGGATCACAGGTCCAACCTCATTTATTTTTGATACATTTACAACCACGTTAGGCAGCTATCTGCAAAATATCATCAACATGAGCTTGAGATTAACGCCTTTTTCCAAGCAAACCTGGATCGGAGCATGGACATTATTTTATTGGGCCTGGTGGATCGCCTGGGCGCCCTTTGTGGGAACTTTCATTGCCAGGGTCTCCAAGGGAAGAACGATCAAGGAATTTGTTATTTGCGTCCTGCTGATCCCGAGTTTGTTCGGTTTTATCTGGTTTGCGGTATTTGGCGGAACGGGCCTGCACCTGGAATTGTTTAATGCAGCCGAGATAGCAGCAGCTGTTAAACAAGATACAACTACCGCTCTATTTATCACACTACAGCAGCTCCCCTTAGGGACTATTATAGCGTTTATAGCTACGCTTCTGATCATCACCTTTTTTATCACTTCAGCCGATTCGGCTACCTTTGTACTGGGCATGCTGACCTCAGACGGCAAGCTTAACCCAAGTGCAAGAGTTAAATTGACCTGGGGGATTCTGCAATCCTCCATCGCTGTAGTTCTGCTGATTAGCGGCGGATTAAGCGGTCTTCAGACCGCTTCCATTGTAGCAGCGCTGCCTTTTGCCATTGTCCTGATCGGCATGTGCTTCTCCCTGCTTAAGGCACTCAAGGAGGAGGACAAAGAACGCCGTCAACGGGAAAAACACCAACGCCAAAAGCTCAAACGGCTGCTGGAGGAACATGAAGTCACCCAGCCTAATGTTGATTCCATATGA
- a CDS encoding ABC transporter permease subunit encodes MQAKLAADAIPLPKQRNSWIRAIKKYRVMYALLFPALVYFAVFKYIPMAGIVIAFKNYNLALGLWDSPWVGFRNFTDFINGVYFWDIMRNTIIISLYKLLFGFSAPVLLALLLNEVYTQWFKKIVQTITYLPHFLSWVIVYGMMVALLAPGDGLINMIMKDFGVEPISFLTEPAWGRLLIILSEIWKDIGWGAILYLAALAGIDPSLYEAARMDGASKLRQLWHVTLPGIRGVMILMLILKLSHILDAGFDQIFMFANTFNQEKIDIIDTWVYREGLERLKIGLATAVGLFKAVIGFGLVLAANKLAKKFDGQIW; translated from the coding sequence ATGCAAGCAAAATTGGCAGCGGACGCCATTCCCCTCCCCAAACAGCGGAATTCATGGATAAGGGCGATAAAAAAGTATAGAGTGATGTACGCGCTCTTGTTCCCGGCATTAGTGTACTTTGCCGTATTCAAATACATTCCTATGGCGGGAATCGTGATTGCGTTTAAAAACTACAATCTTGCATTGGGTCTATGGGATAGCCCATGGGTGGGATTTAGAAACTTCACAGATTTCATAAACGGCGTTTATTTCTGGGACATCATGAGAAATACGATTATCATCTCGCTGTATAAGCTATTGTTCGGCTTCTCCGCTCCTGTCCTGCTCGCTTTGCTGCTTAATGAAGTCTATACCCAATGGTTTAAGAAAATCGTCCAAACGATCACGTATTTGCCCCATTTTCTGTCGTGGGTCATTGTTTATGGAATGATGGTGGCATTATTAGCCCCAGGCGATGGTCTGATTAACATGATTATGAAGGATTTCGGTGTTGAACCCATCTCCTTTCTAACGGAACCTGCCTGGGGCAGACTGCTGATCATCTTATCTGAAATATGGAAGGATATTGGCTGGGGAGCGATATTGTACCTTGCCGCATTAGCAGGAATCGATCCCAGTCTATATGAAGCGGCACGAATGGATGGCGCCTCCAAGCTGAGGCAGTTATGGCATGTCACACTTCCCGGTATTCGCGGAGTCATGATTCTGATGCTGATCCTTAAATTAAGCCATATTCTGGATGCAGGCTTTGATCAGATATTTATGTTCGCTAACACCTTTAATCAAGAGAAGATCGACATTATCGACACCTGGGTATACCGTGAAGGGCTAGAGCGGCTTAAGATCGGGCTCGCTACCGCTGTGGGATTGTTCAAAGCTGTCATCGGATTTGGTCTAGTGTTGGCAGCGAATAAGCTTGCAAAAAAATTCGACGGGCAAATTTGGTGA
- a CDS encoding carbohydrate ABC transporter permease → MIHMTTGEKVWQAVVYCLLILLSLLCLLPFLYVVAVSMTPESEVLRRGIVIIPETFTFLAYKEVFISHGIGQAYKITLFRTIVGTLLNVFFTVIAAYPLSKKYLPGRSPFLLFIVFTMMFGGGLIPTYLLIRSLGLLNSPWVLIIPQLISAFNLVIIKGFFEQLPAEIEESARVDGASELQSLWRIILPLSLPVLSTISLFYAVGHWNSYFDAIVYINDSSLMPLQVILRNILLNVATQSADSLANSGAVSTFAVQMAAVVVTTIPILIVYPFMQKHFTKGVLLGSVKG, encoded by the coding sequence ATGATTCATATGACAACCGGGGAAAAGGTCTGGCAAGCTGTCGTTTATTGTCTTCTTATTTTGCTATCCTTACTTTGCTTACTTCCCTTTCTTTATGTAGTTGCTGTGTCTATGACGCCAGAATCGGAAGTGCTAAGAAGAGGCATTGTTATTATTCCAGAGACATTTACCTTTCTAGCCTATAAAGAAGTTTTCATTTCTCATGGGATCGGGCAGGCGTATAAAATCACCTTGTTCCGAACGATTGTCGGCACCCTGCTGAATGTGTTTTTTACGGTAATAGCGGCTTATCCGTTATCCAAAAAATATTTACCGGGACGAAGCCCATTTTTACTATTCATTGTCTTTACGATGATGTTTGGGGGAGGTTTAATTCCGACCTATTTATTAATCCGCTCACTGGGCTTGCTAAACAGTCCGTGGGTATTGATTATTCCGCAGCTCATCAGTGCATTTAATCTGGTGATCATCAAAGGCTTCTTCGAGCAATTGCCTGCTGAAATCGAGGAATCCGCAAGGGTAGACGGTGCAAGTGAGCTTCAGTCGTTATGGCGGATCATTTTACCCTTGTCCTTGCCCGTTCTCTCCACCATTTCCTTATTCTACGCAGTCGGTCACTGGAACAGTTATTTCGACGCTATTGTATATATCAATGATTCCAGCTTAATGCCGCTGCAAGTGATCTTGCGCAACATCCTGCTTAATGTCGCAACCCAAAGCGCTGATTCGCTTGCCAATTCCGGGGCGGTTAGTACGTTCGCTGTGCAAATGGCCGCAGTTGTTGTGACGACAATTCCAATTTTGATCGTGTACCCATTCATGCAAAAGCATTTTACTAAAGGTGTGCTCCTGGGATCGGTTAAAGGGTAA
- a CDS encoding extracellular solute-binding protein — translation MKRRVITSAILTAIVGVGTVLSGCGEQKEVKSTAVNNSQDESNPYGTKLKISMFNQGTFNAAAPIPPRDEDIQRQMLEKAVNIDLEMMIPQSGQATTKLNTLIAGGDIPDLIFLKSRSDLAQYYDQGVLADLTPYLDQFPALQKRFSSDSWEAMSYQGKTIGVPGYDNVNGISRSFFIRNDWLKKLNMEVPTTPDELFEVMKAFTEKDPDGNGKNDTYGFIGGMNKEGNLQTYGFDSLMWMFGVNPPSAIDVKDNQPVFLFTDPKMKEALAYIHKMMEAKVVDPDWVTMNTPELLDQKLFKGKVGFMIRDARRLEPDYQQKMKEISGEVPEWIVIPPMTGPYGDQIVERKSFQGNSWAISKKADEDKIIRILAMLNYLFTDEEAYPNFAYGIKGIHWDVIDGKIKNKTSELSKEMKEKYLWVDHYRMPRHGDDAEYFSFQNPKTAEAFKNNQQYVAPTLPGNLLTEDPNDTLATDRQRFINESLVKFMTGKDPLDNWDKFLQTLETKFDMQKYKDTVIKQFTEAGLIK, via the coding sequence ATGAAGCGTAGAGTCATTACATCAGCTATTCTGACAGCAATCGTGGGGGTCGGAACGGTATTGTCAGGATGCGGGGAACAAAAAGAAGTGAAATCGACAGCCGTGAATAATTCGCAAGACGAGTCTAATCCCTATGGAACCAAATTAAAAATCTCGATGTTTAACCAAGGCACCTTCAACGCTGCTGCTCCGATTCCTCCCCGTGATGAAGATATCCAGCGCCAAATGCTGGAAAAAGCAGTGAATATCGACCTTGAAATGATGATTCCGCAATCCGGGCAAGCAACGACTAAATTAAATACGCTGATTGCCGGAGGAGATATTCCAGATTTGATCTTCTTAAAAAGCCGGTCTGATCTCGCACAATATTATGACCAAGGCGTCCTTGCCGATCTGACACCGTATCTGGATCAATTTCCGGCATTACAGAAACGATTCAGCAGCGACTCATGGGAAGCGATGTCCTATCAAGGCAAAACCATTGGCGTTCCAGGTTATGATAACGTAAATGGGATCAGCCGAAGCTTTTTTATCCGCAATGATTGGCTGAAAAAGCTGAACATGGAAGTGCCAACAACCCCGGACGAGTTATTTGAAGTTATGAAAGCCTTTACAGAGAAGGACCCGGATGGTAATGGCAAGAACGATACGTACGGCTTCATCGGCGGTATGAATAAAGAAGGCAATCTGCAAACCTACGGCTTCGATAGCCTGATGTGGATGTTCGGCGTTAATCCTCCCTCAGCCATTGATGTGAAGGATAATCAACCGGTGTTCCTGTTCACCGATCCCAAAATGAAAGAAGCGCTCGCTTATATTCATAAAATGATGGAAGCCAAAGTGGTAGATCCCGACTGGGTGACGATGAATACTCCCGAATTGCTGGACCAAAAGTTATTTAAGGGCAAAGTCGGCTTCATGATCAGAGATGCCCGCAGGCTGGAGCCGGATTATCAGCAGAAAATGAAAGAAATCAGCGGAGAAGTCCCGGAATGGATCGTCATTCCTCCAATGACAGGTCCTTATGGCGATCAGATTGTAGAGAGAAAATCGTTCCAGGGCAATTCATGGGCCATCTCCAAAAAAGCGGATGAGGACAAAATCATACGGATCTTGGCCATGCTGAATTATCTCTTTACGGACGAGGAAGCCTATCCGAACTTCGCCTACGGAATTAAAGGGATTCACTGGGATGTGATAGATGGTAAGATCAAGAATAAAACCTCCGAATTATCGAAGGAAATGAAAGAAAAATATCTATGGGTTGATCATTACAGAATGCCGCGTCATGGCGATGATGCTGAGTACTTCAGCTTCCAGAATCCTAAGACGGCTGAAGCTTTTAAGAACAATCAGCAATACGTAGCGCCTACGTTACCCGGGAATTTATTGACCGAGGACCCGAACGATACATTGGCAACAGACCGCCAACGTTTCATTAATGAAAGCCTGGTTAAATTTATGACCGGCAAAGATCCGCTGGACAACTGGGACAAGTTCCTCCAAACGCTAGAGACCAAGTTTGACATGCAGAAGTATAAGGACACAGTCATCAAGCAATTTACAGAAGCGGGCTTAATCAAGTAG
- a CDS encoding histidine kinase codes for MRRRISLPLKLFLLVFAFVLSCIILISQLSYRYVQKEIRTSDLYYTNQILDKVDQYFTVNFSSFQTILFSVESSVKANIGNLDVIKKQLRELYELNSNYVSNIYLIKSDLSILGGSAPTRIFDESLAERAPLFDAADKNRRITFVSDPYKSKYSGWTVTMVRYLNNAPFPMAIAVDLDLNAIEETLFKINTQEQMNLALLTASGKIIAGFSENKGPINIQDHTFSIGDTSAEQILDTTEASLQLHTKEGLPVSLLKKPTEKFNWTLISINDESRLKAGLSRLETYYIGLLAAGFVLSLFISLLIAKYIRTPLLALKTKMKRVEQGILTTPIPINRNDEFGDLSRTFDRMLQQIVELIQGAELHHELERKLEIQVLQSQINPHFLYNTLGSISNVIRLGRIEKVDVVIESLISILEYGMADAAEKVSLRQELQNVADYIAIQNIRYNRSFHLIEDIEAGLMDFPVFRMLLQPLVENSIFHGYNGGGIEGPITIHAYREGGNVIIEVIDQGEGIPTGILEHILVSEPGDVEVRRKRIGLNNIHDRIRLHYGEQFGLQIISIPKEITRVRAEFPAGLFKGDA; via the coding sequence ATGCGAAGAAGAATCAGCTTGCCCTTAAAATTATTTTTACTCGTGTTTGCTTTTGTATTAAGCTGCATTATCCTGATCAGCCAATTGTCTTACCGCTATGTCCAAAAGGAAATAAGAACCTCTGACCTGTATTACACGAACCAAATCCTTGACAAGGTGGATCAGTATTTCACTGTTAATTTTTCCTCCTTCCAGACGATCCTGTTCTCGGTCGAGTCATCGGTGAAAGCCAATATTGGCAATCTGGATGTGATCAAAAAGCAATTAAGAGAGCTGTATGAACTCAACAGTAATTACGTCAGTAATATTTATCTGATCAAAAGCGATTTATCCATTCTAGGCGGAAGTGCACCTACCCGGATATTCGATGAATCTTTAGCTGAAAGAGCGCCATTGTTTGACGCGGCTGACAAGAACCGAAGGATTACCTTTGTCAGTGATCCTTACAAATCTAAATATTCCGGCTGGACCGTTACGATGGTCCGTTATCTGAACAACGCTCCGTTTCCTATGGCCATTGCGGTAGATCTGGATCTCAATGCCATTGAAGAAACCCTGTTCAAGATTAATACTCAAGAACAAATGAATCTGGCTCTGCTCACTGCCTCGGGAAAAATCATTGCCGGATTCTCAGAAAATAAAGGACCCATTAATATTCAAGATCATACGTTTTCAATCGGTGATACATCAGCGGAGCAAATTCTGGATACTACAGAAGCCAGCCTTCAACTGCATACCAAGGAAGGCCTGCCCGTCTCCCTGCTGAAAAAACCGACGGAGAAATTCAACTGGACGCTGATCTCGATTAACGATGAATCCCGCTTGAAAGCTGGGTTGTCCCGATTGGAAACCTATTATATCGGGCTTCTGGCTGCAGGCTTTGTGTTAAGTCTGTTCATTTCTTTGTTAATAGCCAAATATATAAGAACCCCTCTCCTTGCGCTCAAAACAAAAATGAAGCGGGTGGAGCAAGGTATTCTTACAACTCCAATCCCGATTAACCGGAACGATGAGTTTGGAGATCTCTCCCGGACATTTGATCGTATGCTGCAGCAGATTGTGGAGCTGATCCAGGGAGCGGAGCTTCATCATGAACTGGAGCGGAAGCTGGAAATCCAAGTGCTTCAGTCGCAAATAAACCCTCATTTTCTGTATAACACGCTGGGTTCGATCAGCAACGTCATCCGGCTCGGACGAATAGAGAAAGTAGATGTGGTCATCGAGTCGCTCATTTCAATATTGGAGTATGGGATGGCCGATGCTGCGGAGAAGGTCTCCCTGCGTCAGGAATTGCAAAATGTAGCGGACTATATCGCGATCCAGAACATCCGTTATAACCGAAGCTTCCACTTGATTGAAGATATCGAAGCAGGGTTAATGGATTTCCCTGTTTTCCGGATGCTGCTGCAGCCCCTTGTGGAGAATAGTATCTTCCATGGTTATAACGGAGGGGGGATCGAAGGCCCTATTACTATTCATGCCTACAGGGAGGGCGGCAACGTCATCATAGAAGTCATTGATCAAGGCGAGGGAATTCCAACCGGTATCCTGGAGCATATTCTGGTTTCAGAACCGGGTGATGTGGAAGTGAGAAGGAAAAGAATCGGATTAAATAATATTCATGACCGGATAAGACTTCACTACGGAGAACAATTCGGGCTCCAAATCATAAGCATACCGAAGGAAATCACCCGTGTTCGCGCCGAATTCCCGGCAGGCTTGTTTAAAGGAGATGCATGA